From a region of the Fervidicoccaceae archaeon genome:
- a CDS encoding Mut7-C RNAse domain-containing protein, whose translation MQESKGVKFGVDAMLGKLARFLRLLGYDTLYWRDSDDEKILESSLKERRIIISRDKNLCKKAIDLGISVVCFSSSLSLEKYLSCLKEAGLIDLEFTPEKSRCPLCNGELYPTAQPFLSYKGRRKTYYVCKECGMIYWVGRHFHSIMKTLGDAKNETC comes from the coding sequence ATGCAAGAAAGCAAAGGCGTGAAGTTTGGAGTAGATGCGATGCTAGGAAAGCTGGCGAGATTTCTCAGGCTTCTTGGCTATGATACTCTCTACTGGAGAGATTCCGACGATGAGAAAATATTAGAATCTTCATTGAAGGAGAGAAGAATTATCATATCAAGGGATAAAAATCTTTGCAAGAAAGCAATTGATTTGGGGATCTCAGTTGTTTGCTTTTCCTCTTCTCTATCATTAGAGAAGTATCTGTCCTGCCTAAAGGAAGCGGGCCTAATAGACTTGGAGTTCACTCCAGAAAAATCGAGGTGTCCTCTCTGTAATGGAGAGCTCTATCCTACTGCTCAACCTTTTTTGTCATATAAGGGAAGGAGAAAAACATATTATGTATGCAAGGAATGCGGAATGATTTATTGGGTAGGAAGGCACTTCCATTCAATAATGAAAACGTTGGGTGATGCGAAAAATGAAACCTGTTGA
- a CDS encoding CBS domain-containing protein, whose protein sequence is MPPKIMDYMSSPVIVISPSDTLSYARNLMLKRGISSLIVVEGEVPVGVITTTDFLRTMGKPELARRPWNEIIVREIMTENPITVKMTYSIIDAARIMVKNQISTLPVLDNNGKLAGIIKRTDLVRAYAENYSSRMKVSDLMDPSPPTVSPFSPITTVMEKIEEKPYFKVLVMDGDKLAGVIAKRDLIFIDASFLLSTEKYIKRDKFLEKGRTGGVRYYLIPLASDIMETNVITASPEEDSAEAASVMIRKGIGCLPVLSGEGKVLGILTKHEITTALSKM, encoded by the coding sequence GTGCCTCCAAAAATAATGGACTACATGTCCTCACCAGTCATAGTTATCTCTCCCTCAGACACCCTCTCATATGCAAGAAACCTCATGCTAAAAAGGGGAATCAGCAGCTTGATTGTAGTGGAAGGTGAAGTTCCTGTTGGAGTTATCACAACAACTGACTTCTTGAGAACAATGGGTAAACCGGAGCTAGCAAGAAGACCCTGGAACGAAATTATTGTGAGGGAAATAATGACTGAGAATCCCATTACTGTAAAAATGACATATTCAATTATAGATGCAGCAAGAATAATGGTGAAAAATCAGATCAGCACGCTACCTGTTCTAGATAATAACGGCAAGCTTGCAGGAATAATTAAGAGAACCGACTTGGTAAGGGCATATGCTGAAAACTACTCTTCCAGAATGAAGGTTTCTGATCTAATGGACCCCTCTCCCCCCACAGTATCTCCATTCTCCCCCATTACGACAGTGATGGAGAAAATTGAGGAGAAGCCATATTTCAAAGTCCTCGTTATGGATGGCGATAAGCTTGCTGGTGTCATAGCAAAGAGGGACCTAATATTCATTGATGCTTCCTTTTTACTATCAACAGAGAAGTACATAAAGAGAGATAAATTTCTGGAGAAAGGTAGAACAGGTGGGGTAAGATACTACTTGATTCCGCTTGCCTCAGACATAATGGAAACTAATGTAATAACAGCATCACCAGAAGAAGATTCAGCTGAGGCTGCTTCTGTTATGATAAGAAAAGGGATAGGTTGCCTGCCAGTGCTTTCTGGAGAGGGAAAGGTCTTGGGAATACTTACTAAACATGAAATTACAACAGCTCTTTCCAAGATGTAG
- the amrA gene encoding AmmeMemoRadiSam system protein A, whose product MKPVEPEELTLEDGIYLVKKARESVEKSFRGEKADISDSPEKLKRPGIPFVTIYLMKRGRKELRGCIGYVSPIMPLIEATVEVAREAAFNDPRFPPLSLREYPITIFEVSVLSELKPMPKKADERLRWIKIGKMGLMAKKGYLSGLLLPQVAVEEGWDERTFLEGTCLKAGLSEDCWKDEETDFYYFTSRIFEEEESFGKIVEKELT is encoded by the coding sequence ATGAAACCTGTTGAGCCTGAAGAGCTAACTCTTGAAGATGGAATATATCTTGTGAAAAAGGCTAGAGAAAGCGTGGAGAAGAGCTTTAGAGGGGAGAAGGCAGATATTTCAGACAGCCCAGAAAAGCTCAAAAGGCCCGGGATTCCATTCGTTACAATTTACTTAATGAAGAGAGGGAGGAAGGAGCTCAGGGGATGCATAGGCTACGTATCTCCTATAATGCCCCTCATAGAAGCAACAGTTGAGGTAGCCAGAGAGGCAGCTTTCAATGATCCAAGATTTCCTCCTCTTTCCCTAAGAGAATATCCAATTACTATATTCGAAGTTTCTGTTCTCTCGGAATTAAAACCAATGCCTAAAAAAGCTGATGAAAGATTAAGGTGGATAAAGATCGGAAAGATGGGATTGATGGCAAAGAAAGGCTATCTCTCAGGACTCCTGCTCCCTCAGGTGGCTGTTGAGGAAGGATGGGATGAGAGGACATTTCTCGAGGGAACTTGCTTAAAGGCAGGACTGAGTGAAGACTGTTGGAAAGATGAGGAGACTGATTTTTACTATTTCACGTCGAGGATATTCGAGGAAGAGGAGAGCTTTGGCAAAATTGTAGAGAAGGAGCTCACTTGA
- a CDS encoding CBS domain-containing protein, with product MIREMLSKSVIEFAQKDFPLIDKDGTLSHAFKLMEKYRTDRVLVTDEKTLVGIMTKRDVLGKLMVERTRLSTASKLHVSSFMAHPVFSIQINASMIEAVESMSERGIGSLPVVAGEEVKALLHKIDVARIFLSLPSISSREVLEPAQKISRSGDRLVKLREEFLNNKIVIAPVLDSNNRLIGMVTVSEIADALFLYHEKISESSRKKARREIFVEDVMYRQPLVVSPEEPVSVAAKLMLENRKPGVIVAKKDSILGIITADSLISYIHARAR from the coding sequence GTGATTAGGGAAATGCTATCTAAATCGGTTATAGAGTTCGCGCAGAAGGACTTCCCTCTTATAGATAAAGACGGAACACTCTCTCATGCTTTTAAGCTAATGGAGAAATATAGAACAGACAGGGTACTAGTTACGGATGAAAAGACTCTCGTAGGGATAATGACAAAGAGAGATGTGCTTGGAAAGCTCATGGTAGAAAGGACAAGACTGTCAACAGCTTCAAAGCTCCACGTTTCCAGCTTTATGGCGCATCCAGTTTTCTCCATTCAAATAAATGCAAGCATGATCGAAGCAGTAGAATCGATGTCTGAAAGAGGAATTGGCTCTCTTCCAGTAGTGGCAGGAGAAGAAGTCAAAGCCCTCCTTCACAAGATTGATGTGGCGAGAATATTTCTATCACTGCCAAGCATTTCATCAAGAGAAGTTCTTGAGCCAGCTCAAAAGATTTCACGATCTGGAGATAGGCTGGTGAAGCTCAGAGAGGAGTTTCTGAATAACAAGATTGTTATAGCGCCAGTTCTTGATTCTAACAACAGACTGATTGGAATGGTTACAGTGAGCGAAATAGCTGATGCTCTCTTCCTCTATCACGAGAAAATTAGCGAATCCAGTAGAAAGAAAGCAAGAAGAGAGATATTCGTTGAAGACGTGATGTACAGACAGCCATTAGTTGTTTCCCCAGAAGAGCCAGTCAGCGTAGCAGCTAAGCTCATGCTTGAGAACAGAAAGCCTGGAGTGATAGTAGCTAAAAAGGATTCGATTCTGGGAATCATAACAGCAGATTCTCTGATATCCTACATTCATGCTAGAGCTAGGTAG
- a CDS encoding metallophosphoesterase encodes MIEIGELILIPGLPAAIHRESRTAIIADLHLGFEGEVAQSGVFLPRLQLKKSIALIEELKERKVSRLVIDGDIKNSFSKLTIQEREEIIKFLGRARELFEDVVLVRGNHDNYLSIITEKMDVMLVPHMKISDGVFVVHGHRESLEALKFRQIVIGHEHPSLSIKDEIGSVIKLPCFLRIPLKRRRGKEILVLPASGYYQAGNPVTLDQNSYLSPLIRKYGDIKRAIPVVLDIEGNGLLEFPPLGAMEKLIGEG; translated from the coding sequence ATGATTGAGATCGGAGAGTTGATATTGATCCCAGGGTTGCCAGCAGCAATTCATAGGGAGAGCAGGACGGCTATCATTGCTGATCTCCATCTAGGATTTGAAGGTGAAGTAGCTCAATCGGGAGTCTTTCTCCCTAGGCTACAATTGAAAAAAAGCATAGCTCTGATTGAAGAGCTAAAAGAGAGGAAAGTGAGTAGGCTCGTAATTGATGGGGATATAAAAAATAGCTTCAGTAAGCTAACTATACAGGAAAGAGAAGAAATCATTAAGTTCCTCGGGAGAGCAAGGGAGCTGTTTGAAGATGTAGTTCTAGTGAGAGGAAATCATGACAACTACCTCTCAATAATAACTGAGAAGATGGATGTGATGCTAGTACCGCATATGAAAATTTCGGATGGTGTTTTTGTTGTTCATGGTCACAGAGAATCCCTTGAAGCTTTAAAGTTTCGACAAATAGTCATAGGACATGAGCATCCTTCTCTCAGCATAAAAGATGAGATAGGCTCTGTTATCAAGCTACCTTGTTTTCTGAGGATCCCTCTAAAGAGAAGGAGGGGGAAAGAAATACTGGTTCTGCCTGCTTCGGGATACTATCAGGCAGGAAATCCTGTTACCCTGGATCAAAATTCTTACCTTTCTCCATTGATTAGAAAATATGGTGACATAAAAAGAGCAATTCCAGTAGTGCTGGATATTGAGGGGAATGGGCTTCTAGAATTTCCTCCTCTCGGGGCTATGGAAAAGCTGATTGGAGAAGGATGA
- a CDS encoding radical SAM protein yields MVIQKSSFGIEKVGKVIKINRPFPLIGTIAFGLIDRGYNNLQIRVTSLCSLSCIFCSVGSGPYSQRRAEYMLTDPEWLSEWVKYAISFKGNVHVLFDGIGDPIVHKDLPKFVQEVSLVRGVIDIAVETRLFPASKKLVEELWSSGARRLNVSLDTLNEERGKFLAGNTGYSVNKVVELILYARKNLGMDVHIAPVWIPGLNDRDIEEIVEFAIKNDLSSKVPPLGIQKYVAHKHGRKPFGVMEMGWDEFEEKLKLLEEKYKIKLLLSPDDYGLKVSQRIPPVYKKGDILKLSVVAEGLLSNEFLAVSQNRDRAFTLISRRASLSVGDVVVSRIIHDKDGILIAVPV; encoded by the coding sequence ATGGTTATCCAGAAATCTAGTTTTGGAATTGAAAAAGTTGGAAAAGTTATTAAGATAAATAGGCCTTTTCCATTGATTGGCACTATTGCGTTTGGCCTCATTGACAGAGGATATAATAACTTACAGATAAGAGTTACATCGCTTTGTTCCCTTTCATGTATCTTCTGCAGCGTTGGATCAGGTCCATATTCTCAGAGAAGAGCTGAGTACATGCTCACTGATCCCGAGTGGCTTTCAGAGTGGGTCAAATATGCTATTTCTTTCAAGGGAAATGTTCATGTTTTGTTTGACGGAATAGGGGATCCCATTGTACATAAAGATCTCCCTAAATTCGTTCAAGAAGTTAGTTTAGTAAGGGGAGTCATAGACATAGCAGTTGAGACTAGGCTTTTTCCTGCTAGCAAGAAGCTAGTGGAAGAGCTCTGGAGCTCTGGCGCAAGAAGATTGAATGTTAGCCTAGATACGCTGAATGAAGAAAGGGGGAAGTTTCTGGCAGGAAATACAGGCTATTCTGTTAACAAAGTTGTTGAGTTGATATTATATGCAAGGAAGAATCTTGGAATGGATGTCCACATTGCTCCTGTTTGGATCCCCGGGCTAAATGATAGAGATATTGAGGAGATAGTAGAATTTGCTATTAAAAACGATCTAAGCAGTAAGGTACCTCCATTGGGAATACAAAAATATGTAGCACATAAGCATGGGAGAAAGCCCTTTGGAGTGATGGAGATGGGATGGGATGAGTTCGAGGAAAAGCTGAAATTACTGGAAGAAAAATATAAAATAAAGCTTCTTCTTTCTCCGGACGATTACGGTCTAAAAGTATCTCAGAGAATCCCACCTGTATATAAAAAAGGAGATATATTGAAGCTCTCAGTTGTTGCCGAGGGATTGCTCAGCAATGAGTTTCTGGCGGTATCTCAGAATAGAGATAGAGCCTTCACCTTGATCAGCAGGAGAGCTTCTCTCTCTGTTGGAGATGTGGTAGTTTCAAGAATAATACATGATAAAGATGGCATATTGATTGCTGTGCCTGTCTAG
- a CDS encoding glycosyltransferase family 2 protein, producing MEKDEGVIEMNGSSAKISIVIPTYNEAGNMLPLLSRIKQALGEENYEVIIVDDNSPDGTANRAIEASSELNMSDRVKVIVREKERGLSTAVIRGIESSSGDIVVVMDADLQHPPEDIKRIIHPIVSGKAEVSIGVRKGKGYRGLSFFRKIISRGASLVSKLLLPQTRNITDPMSGFFAFRRDVFLRTKGSLNPRGFKIMLELIVKGKVPANKIAEVEYTFEKRQWGKSKLNSREMLNFVWHLLVLNEFRILKFMLVGVSGIFVNEGVLWLAYYREKILLEISAALGIESSIISNFILNSLLTFGKRKGGSIAEKLAKYHISTALGVSINYFTLLLLTRLFGIEPLLSNLIGIIFGFLANYALSEHFVWKETFSPDRAINSKEN from the coding sequence TTGGAGAAGGATGAAGGCGTGATTGAAATGAATGGGAGTTCAGCAAAAATCAGCATTGTTATTCCAACCTACAATGAAGCGGGAAACATGTTGCCCCTTCTTTCCCGAATAAAGCAGGCTCTAGGAGAAGAAAACTATGAGGTCATAATTGTTGATGACAACAGCCCAGATGGAACCGCAAATAGAGCCATTGAGGCTAGCAGTGAGCTCAATATGAGTGACAGAGTAAAAGTAATTGTTAGAGAAAAGGAAAGGGGGCTATCGACTGCTGTGATAAGGGGGATTGAGAGCTCTTCTGGTGACATTGTAGTGGTGATGGATGCAGATCTCCAGCATCCCCCGGAGGATATTAAGAGAATAATACATCCAATAGTGAGCGGGAAAGCCGAGGTTTCTATTGGAGTAAGGAAGGGGAAAGGCTATAGAGGACTATCGTTTTTCAGAAAAATTATTTCTAGAGGAGCTTCCCTAGTTTCAAAGCTGCTACTCCCTCAAACTAGGAATATAACCGACCCCATGTCTGGTTTTTTTGCTTTTAGAAGAGATGTGTTTCTGAGAACAAAAGGATCTCTCAATCCTAGGGGATTCAAGATTATGCTTGAGCTCATAGTGAAAGGAAAGGTGCCAGCCAACAAAATTGCTGAGGTTGAATATACTTTTGAAAAAAGACAATGGGGGAAAAGCAAGCTAAACAGCAGAGAGATGCTGAATTTTGTCTGGCATCTTCTAGTGCTGAATGAGTTCAGAATTTTGAAATTCATGCTAGTTGGAGTCTCAGGGATCTTTGTAAATGAGGGGGTTCTATGGCTCGCTTACTACAGGGAGAAGATCCTTCTGGAGATTTCGGCGGCACTTGGAATTGAAAGCAGCATAATAAGCAACTTCATTTTGAACTCCTTACTTACTTTCGGCAAGAGAAAGGGGGGGTCTATTGCTGAAAAGCTAGCAAAGTATCATATTTCCACTGCTTTAGGAGTTTCCATAAATTACTTCACCCTTCTTCTCCTGACGAGGCTGTTTGGAATAGAGCCGCTGCTATCGAATCTAATTGGAATAATATTTGGATTTCTAGCAAACTATGCGCTAAGTGAGCACTTTGTATGGAAGGAGACATTCTCTCCTGATAGAGCTATCAATTCAAAGGAAAACTAG
- a CDS encoding uracil-DNA glycosylase: MDSLESIRREVIECKKCPLSQYRKRAVPGFGNEKSRIMLVGEAPGREEDERGLPFVGRAGKLLDEILGNFGIDRNMVYITNVVKCRPPNNRRPKREEVLACVNYLVREIQLINPKVIVALGATSSNYLFNESFPSSWKGKSKKVSSIRGNIGSLNIGGKSFKVLATFHPASVLRNPKLREKLEEDLRKATELWASPDGSV; this comes from the coding sequence GTGGATAGTCTAGAGTCAATCAGAAGAGAGGTTATTGAATGTAAAAAGTGTCCTCTCAGTCAATACAGAAAGAGGGCGGTTCCTGGATTTGGAAACGAGAAGAGCAGAATAATGCTTGTAGGTGAAGCTCCTGGAAGAGAGGAGGATGAAAGAGGTCTGCCCTTTGTTGGGAGGGCAGGAAAGCTTCTGGACGAAATTCTAGGAAATTTTGGAATTGATAGAAACATGGTCTATATAACAAATGTTGTTAAATGCAGACCTCCTAATAACAGGAGACCTAAGAGGGAGGAGGTGCTGGCATGTGTGAACTATCTAGTGAGAGAGATCCAGCTCATAAACCCGAAAGTCATTGTAGCACTAGGAGCCACATCATCTAACTACTTGTTCAATGAGTCTTTCCCAAGCTCTTGGAAAGGAAAGAGCAAGAAGGTTTCCAGTATAAGAGGAAATATAGGAAGCCTCAATATTGGGGGAAAGAGCTTCAAGGTATTAGCAACCTTTCACCCGGCTTCCGTTCTGAGAAATCCTAAGCTGAGGGAGAAACTGGAGGAGGATCTCAGGAAGGCTACAGAGCTATGGGCTTCTCCTGATGGCTCTGTATGA
- a CDS encoding S16 family serine protease: protein MLRTSLKGYTKAISIIILLVLSLSPALNAAGEKESINVYVPAVTNSGGAIIKIGISMNSNGSGSLFLRGVPSVGNDTLYSSIVAFYSALLLSNRDPLSYDGELVFESDLSGIEGPSASLAIAEAFYVLSSGRPSPPMLGSAVVTGAVSLDGMSIIIGGVAEKLAAACSSGAREFILPTSNYLSSIDQINSNCSNIKILPASGIISLYSQLMGYGIINTTSFQGIFTYPPQISDVMGEVAMKYLEKSELLNPLVRNSSDANSIIASISTGKNYTAASLAVSLYVSSLRAALQSNTTSLESARQYLSNLNTTIQALKAELGSIEQTAIEKGSIPIPLLETLATAESRLWLAESYVSQGLAASNLSDAIDAAANSNGRIEAARTWIELSKIDWSNYPSLSPAQLIGGLNDYEKIAKAALSYASSLASDMGFQYYASYFQDLNSMFAQASSINQPSKLFLKYALYSELTAEISSFILSTNIQSEKSLQYYINEANLVYSILFSNILRNGLITAVTPAYMEYSAYGNLNDDSRLMLIDSAISWTIPLLFISLHEHVPASQPIIRTVFPLEGTIASVLIAWALAGILSSLLAIVSYRAIRRSP from the coding sequence TTGCTTAGAACTTCGCTGAAAGGATATACTAAGGCTATATCTATAATCATATTGCTTGTGCTCTCTCTATCACCTGCTCTGAATGCTGCTGGAGAAAAAGAGAGCATAAATGTTTATGTTCCTGCTGTTACAAATTCAGGAGGAGCTATAATAAAAATTGGCATTTCCATGAACTCTAATGGAAGCGGGAGCTTATTTTTAAGAGGAGTTCCAAGTGTTGGTAACGACACGCTGTATTCCTCAATAGTAGCTTTTTACTCCGCCCTTCTACTTTCCAACAGGGATCCCCTGAGCTATGATGGCGAATTGGTTTTTGAATCGGATCTCTCTGGCATAGAAGGACCCAGTGCCAGCCTAGCTATAGCTGAGGCATTCTATGTTCTCTCGAGCGGGAGGCCATCCCCCCCGATGCTGGGATCAGCCGTCGTTACAGGAGCAGTCAGTCTCGATGGGATGTCAATAATTATTGGGGGTGTTGCCGAGAAGCTCGCTGCTGCCTGCTCATCAGGTGCCAGGGAATTCATCCTCCCAACGTCAAACTATCTCAGCTCTATTGATCAAATAAATAGCAATTGCAGTAACATAAAGATTCTTCCAGCTTCAGGAATAATCTCACTCTATTCCCAGCTCATGGGATATGGCATAATCAATACAACATCCTTTCAGGGAATTTTTACCTATCCCCCCCAAATCTCGGATGTCATGGGAGAGGTTGCTATGAAATATTTAGAGAAATCAGAGCTTTTAAACCCCCTTGTTAGGAATTCAAGCGATGCCAATAGCATTATTGCCTCAATATCCACTGGGAAAAACTATACAGCTGCTAGTCTCGCTGTTTCTCTTTACGTCTCTTCTCTGCGGGCTGCTCTTCAATCCAATACAACCTCGCTTGAGTCTGCCAGGCAGTATTTGAGTAATTTGAATACAACTATACAAGCTCTGAAAGCTGAGCTCGGAAGCATAGAGCAAACGGCTATTGAGAAGGGCAGCATACCTATTCCTCTGCTTGAAACGCTGGCCACAGCAGAATCCAGACTCTGGCTCGCAGAATCATATGTTTCCCAAGGATTAGCGGCTTCAAATCTTTCAGATGCTATAGATGCAGCAGCAAATTCAAACGGGAGGATTGAAGCAGCAAGAACTTGGATAGAGCTTTCAAAGATCGATTGGAGCAACTATCCAAGCCTAAGTCCTGCTCAGCTTATTGGTGGTCTCAATGACTATGAAAAGATAGCAAAGGCAGCACTCTCATATGCCAGCTCTCTAGCAAGCGATATGGGATTTCAATACTATGCATCATACTTTCAAGATCTGAACTCAATGTTTGCCCAGGCTTCTTCAATAAATCAACCATCAAAGTTATTTTTAAAATATGCTCTCTATTCGGAACTCACAGCCGAAATATCGTCCTTTATATTATCAACAAATATTCAAAGCGAGAAATCCCTCCAATACTATATCAATGAAGCTAACCTAGTTTATAGCATTCTTTTTTCAAATATCTTGAGAAATGGATTGATAACAGCAGTAACACCCGCTTATATGGAATACTCAGCCTATGGCAATTTGAATGATGATAGCAGGCTAATGTTAATTGATTCGGCGATCTCGTGGACTATACCTCTCCTCTTTATCTCGCTGCATGAACATGTACCTGCATCCCAACCAATCATAAGAACTGTTTTTCCCCTCGAGGGAACAATCGCCTCAGTATTAATAGCATGGGCTCTTGCTGGAATACTTTCTTCGCTACTAGCAATAGTTTCATACAGAGCCATCAGGAGAAGCCCATAG
- a CDS encoding methyltransferase domain-containing protein, with product MLLARASEGSKFADIGCGDGRASIIASKHFGSKSACIEVREELCMLSYANAVYNGVADKLTIACQDAREIEYNDYDILYIYMFPSFLEEISKKLDEELREGARVLTLDFPIKGWHPILMRRVVDDSGIERSIFLYVVGISNPASWRMRAFNGYPEI from the coding sequence TTGCTTTTAGCTAGAGCGAGTGAGGGGAGCAAATTCGCAGATATAGGATGTGGGGATGGAAGAGCATCCATAATAGCATCAAAGCACTTTGGAAGCAAGTCTGCTTGCATAGAGGTTCGGGAGGAGCTATGTATGCTCTCATATGCCAATGCTGTTTATAACGGTGTGGCAGACAAGCTAACGATTGCTTGTCAAGATGCGCGAGAAATTGAGTATAATGATTATGATATTTTGTACATATATATGTTTCCTTCTTTTCTCGAAGAGATCTCAAAGAAGCTAGATGAGGAGCTAAGAGAAGGGGCAAGAGTTCTCACGCTGGACTTTCCCATAAAGGGATGGCATCCCATCCTAATGAGAAGAGTTGTTGATGACAGTGGAATCGAGAGATCGATATTTCTATATGTAGTAGGAATTTCTAATCCAGCTTCATGGAGGATGAGAGCTTTCAATGGTTATCCAGAAATCTAG
- a CDS encoding ATP-dependent DNA ligase has protein sequence MEFEILARTFDELERISSRIALTNALVDLFKQTPKEEIRKVVYLIQGRLWPDWKGLPELGVAEKLLIKALSMATNTREEEVEKLFKEAGDLGKVAEQLKKTKAQQPRGLIQFIGGSEKSKLSVSRVYESLSKIATAEGEGSRDLKLRILSALIKEAEPIEAKFIVRFVEGRLRINIGDATIMDALAIAYGGTKASRQLIERAYNLRADLGDIAEQLAMKGLDFLTKITPTFGIPIRPMLAERHRDPKEMIEKVGGKAYVEYKYDGERAQIHYSRSNVLIFSRRLENITHQYPDVIDSIRDAISAEEAIVEGEIVPFDPETGEMRPFQILMTRKRKHDIHRAMKEVPVKVFLFDVLYLDGRDLTNEILPKRREALEKIIKPNEGVEIAKYIVASNSDELERFFLEAISNGAEGVMVKSISEKSIYQAGNRGWLWIKYKRDYKSEMTDSVDLVVVGAFYGKGKRAGKLSTLLLAGYDEEEDVFRTVCKVGTGFTDEELDRMTSELKSLQIDHRDPRVISDIEPDVWVKPVKVVEVIGAELTLSPLHSCARDILSPGTGISIRFPRFISWRTDKGPEDATTCKELIEMYNMQLKKIEEPAEVQETQQ, from the coding sequence ATGGAATTTGAAATTCTAGCAAGAACTTTTGATGAGCTGGAGAGAATATCTTCGAGAATAGCGCTAACCAATGCTCTTGTGGATTTATTCAAGCAAACTCCGAAGGAGGAAATAAGAAAAGTTGTATACTTGATCCAAGGAAGACTCTGGCCAGATTGGAAGGGACTTCCTGAGCTGGGAGTTGCCGAAAAGCTTCTGATAAAAGCTCTCAGCATGGCCACCAACACGAGAGAGGAAGAGGTGGAGAAGCTCTTCAAAGAAGCAGGAGATCTTGGAAAAGTAGCAGAGCAGCTGAAGAAAACTAAGGCTCAGCAGCCAAGGGGGCTCATTCAGTTCATTGGAGGATCCGAGAAAAGTAAGCTGAGCGTAAGCAGGGTTTATGAATCACTCTCGAAAATTGCTACTGCTGAAGGGGAAGGAAGCAGGGATCTCAAGCTAAGAATACTTTCGGCTCTCATAAAAGAGGCAGAGCCCATTGAAGCGAAATTCATAGTCAGATTTGTTGAAGGAAGATTGAGAATAAACATAGGAGATGCTACAATAATGGATGCCCTCGCTATTGCTTATGGGGGCACTAAAGCTTCGAGGCAGCTCATAGAGAGGGCCTACAACCTGAGAGCTGATCTAGGGGATATAGCAGAGCAGCTAGCTATGAAAGGACTCGACTTTCTCACAAAAATTACACCTACATTTGGAATACCAATAAGACCAATGCTTGCTGAGCGTCACAGAGATCCGAAAGAAATGATTGAAAAAGTAGGTGGAAAAGCCTATGTGGAATATAAATATGATGGTGAGAGAGCTCAAATACATTACAGCAGGAGCAACGTTCTGATATTTTCTAGAAGGCTGGAAAATATTACCCATCAGTATCCCGATGTAATAGATTCTATTCGCGATGCTATCAGTGCTGAAGAAGCTATAGTCGAGGGAGAAATTGTACCATTTGATCCAGAGACTGGAGAAATGAGACCCTTTCAGATATTGATGACAAGAAAGAGAAAGCACGACATACATAGGGCAATGAAGGAGGTCCCAGTGAAGGTATTTCTCTTCGATGTCCTCTACCTGGATGGAAGGGATCTCACCAATGAGATACTTCCAAAACGGAGAGAGGCACTGGAGAAAATCATCAAGCCGAATGAGGGGGTAGAGATAGCCAAGTACATCGTCGCGAGCAATTCCGATGAACTCGAGAGATTCTTCCTCGAAGCTATAAGCAATGGGGCTGAAGGTGTAATGGTGAAATCAATAAGCGAGAAAAGCATCTATCAAGCAGGAAACAGAGGATGGCTTTGGATAAAATACAAGAGAGACTATAAAAGTGAAATGACTGATTCCGTTGATCTTGTAGTTGTAGGAGCATTTTATGGGAAAGGTAAGAGGGCCGGAAAGCTGAGCACTCTCCTTCTGGCAGGGTACGATGAAGAGGAGGACGTATTCAGAACTGTATGCAAGGTTGGCACAGGCTTCACAGATGAAGAGCTAGACAGGATGACTTCTGAGCTGAAGAGCCTTCAGATAGATCACAGGGATCCAAGAGTAATAAGCGATATTGAACCTGATGTCTGGGTTAAGCCTGTGAAGGTAGTTGAAGTTATTGGAGCAGAGCTGACCCTTAGCCCTCTCCATTCATGCGCAAGAGATATTCTCTCTCCAGGGACTGGTATCAGCATAAGGTTTCCCCGATTCATCTCATGGCGCACAGATAAGGGTCCTGAAGATGCTACAACATGCAAGGAGCTCATTGAAATGTACAACATGCAGCTTAAGAAAATCGAAGAACCAGCTGAAGTGCAAGAAACTCAACAATGA